The following are from one region of the Edwardsiella tarda ATCC 15947 = NBRC 105688 genome:
- the cgtA gene encoding Obg family GTPase CgtA, with product MKFVDEAVIHIEAGDGGNGCVSFRREKYIPKGGPDGGDGGDGGDVYLLADENLNTLIDYRFEKSFRAERGQNGQSRDCTGKRGQDVTIKVPVGTRVTDVDTGEVLGDMTRHQQKLLVGKGGWHGLGNTRFKSSVNRTPRQKTNGTPGDKRDLNLELLLLADVGMLGLPNAGKSTFIRAVSAAKPKVADYPFTTLVPSLGVVRMDSEKSFVVADIPGLIEGASEGAGLGIRFLRHLERCRVLLHLIDIAPIDESDPVENARVIIGELEKYSEKLSQKPRWLVFNKADLLTPEEAKARAQAIADALGWEGEHYLISAANREGVNALCWDVMNFLEAHPREAEADEEKEKAKKAEFMWDDYHREQLEQAESEWEEEDDDWDEDDDEGVEIIYQR from the coding sequence ATGAAATTTGTAGATGAAGCCGTGATCCACATCGAAGCAGGTGATGGTGGCAATGGCTGCGTCAGCTTCCGTCGCGAGAAATATATCCCTAAAGGGGGTCCGGACGGCGGTGACGGTGGTGACGGCGGTGACGTATACCTGCTGGCCGATGAGAACCTGAACACCCTGATCGACTATCGTTTTGAGAAGTCCTTCCGCGCCGAGCGCGGCCAGAATGGCCAGAGTCGTGACTGCACCGGGAAGCGTGGCCAGGATGTGACGATCAAGGTGCCGGTCGGTACTCGTGTGACCGATGTCGATACTGGCGAAGTATTGGGCGACATGACGCGCCATCAGCAGAAGCTGTTGGTCGGCAAGGGAGGCTGGCATGGCTTGGGCAACACCCGCTTCAAGTCATCGGTCAACCGTACGCCGCGCCAGAAGACCAATGGTACGCCGGGGGACAAGCGCGATCTGAATCTGGAGCTGTTGCTGCTGGCGGATGTCGGCATGCTGGGGCTGCCGAACGCCGGTAAATCGACCTTCATTCGCGCCGTCTCTGCCGCGAAGCCCAAGGTCGCCGACTATCCGTTCACGACCTTGGTACCGAGTCTAGGCGTGGTGCGCATGGATAGCGAGAAGAGCTTCGTCGTCGCGGATATCCCGGGGCTGATCGAAGGGGCTTCCGAAGGGGCCGGTCTGGGTATCCGTTTCCTGCGCCACTTGGAGCGCTGCCGCGTGTTGTTGCACCTGATCGATATCGCGCCGATCGACGAGTCCGATCCGGTCGAAAACGCCCGCGTGATCATCGGTGAGCTGGAGAAGTACAGCGAGAAGCTGTCTCAGAAGCCGCGCTGGCTGGTGTTCAATAAGGCTGACCTGCTGACACCGGAGGAGGCGAAGGCGCGCGCTCAGGCTATCGCCGATGCGCTGGGCTGGGAAGGTGAGCACTATCTGATTTCGGCAGCCAACCGCGAAGGGGTGAATGCCCTGTGCTGGGATGTGATGAACTTCCTGGAGGCGCACCCGCGTGAGGCCGAGGCCGACGAAGAGAAAGAGAAGGCCAAGAAAGCCGAGTTCATGTGGGATGACTACCATCGTGAGCAGCTGGAACAGGCCGAGAGCGAGTGGGAAGAGGAGGATGACGATTGGGATGAGGACGACGACGAAGGCGTCGAGATCATTTACCAGCGTTAA
- the rplU gene encoding 50S ribosomal protein L21, which produces MYAVFQSGGKQHRVSEGQTVRLEKLDIATGETVEFDQILMVANGEDIKIGVPFVAGGKVKAEVVAHGRGEKVKIVKFRRRKHHRKQQGHRQWFTDVKITGISA; this is translated from the coding sequence ATGTACGCGGTTTTCCAAAGTGGTGGTAAACAACACCGAGTAAGCGAAGGTCAAACCGTTCGCTTGGAAAAGCTGGACATCGCAACTGGTGAAACTGTTGAGTTTGACCAGATTTTGATGGTCGCTAACGGCGAAGACATCAAGATTGGCGTTCCTTTTGTTGCTGGCGGTAAAGTTAAGGCTGAAGTCGTTGCTCACGGTCGTGGCGAGAAGGTGAAGATCGTCAAGTTCCGTCGCCGTAAGCATCATCGTAAACAGCAGGGTCACCGTCAGTGGTTCACTGATGTGAAGATCACTGGTATCAGCGCTTAA
- the rpmA gene encoding 50S ribosomal protein L27 produces the protein MAHKKAGGSSRNGRDSESKRLGVKRFGGESVLAGSIIVRQRGTKFHAGNNVGCGRDHTLFALADGKVKFEVKGPKNRKFISIVAE, from the coding sequence ATGGCACATAAAAAGGCTGGCGGCTCCAGTCGCAACGGTCGCGATTCCGAAAGCAAACGCCTGGGCGTAAAACGTTTTGGCGGTGAATCAGTTCTGGCAGGCAGCATCATCGTTCGTCAGCGCGGTACCAAGTTCCACGCTGGTAACAACGTTGGTTGCGGTCGTGACCACACTCTGTTCGCTTTGGCTGACGGTAAAGTTAAGTTCGAAGTTAAAGGCCCGAAAAACCGTAAATTTATCAGCATCGTTGCTGAATAA
- a CDS encoding DMT family transporter → MENKQSAALGIALALTTAVFWGALPIAMKQVLPDMAPETIVWYRFTMAAIGLGGVLWLRGQLPPLASLRQRRWLLWLTVATAGLLGNFILFSTSLQYLSPTTSQVIGQLSPVGLMFASVLVLKERMRPAQAVGAALLIAGLILFFNTSLAEILTRLTDYTLGVLLGMAAAGVWVCYGIAQKILLRRLASQQILWLLYALCAICLWPLAHPEQIYRLSTWQLACLLFCGVNTLVGYGALAEAMVRWQVAKVGAIVTLTPLFTLMFSDILALLWPATFMAPSLNAVGYIGAVVVVAGAMFSAIGHRWWPRQRR, encoded by the coding sequence ATGGAGAATAAGCAGAGTGCGGCCTTAGGCATCGCGTTGGCATTGACCACCGCTGTTTTCTGGGGGGCGTTGCCGATCGCCATGAAGCAGGTTTTACCTGATATGGCCCCCGAGACCATTGTCTGGTACCGCTTCACCATGGCCGCCATCGGGCTGGGTGGTGTGCTGTGGTTACGCGGTCAACTGCCACCGTTAGCCTCGCTACGTCAGCGGCGTTGGTTATTATGGCTCACGGTCGCTACGGCAGGGTTGCTGGGCAACTTTATTCTGTTCAGCACCTCGTTACAGTATCTGAGCCCGACCACTTCGCAGGTGATCGGGCAGCTTTCCCCGGTCGGCTTGATGTTTGCCAGCGTACTGGTGCTGAAAGAGCGGATGCGACCGGCGCAGGCCGTCGGGGCCGCCTTGCTGATCGCTGGGTTGATCTTATTCTTTAATACCAGCCTGGCAGAGATTCTGACTCGGCTGACGGATTATACCCTTGGCGTGCTGCTTGGCATGGCCGCCGCCGGGGTCTGGGTCTGCTATGGCATCGCGCAGAAGATACTATTGCGTCGCCTGGCCTCGCAGCAGATCCTGTGGCTGTTGTATGCTTTATGTGCAATCTGCCTATGGCCATTGGCGCATCCCGAGCAGATTTACCGACTGAGTACCTGGCAACTGGCCTGTTTGTTATTTTGCGGGGTTAACACGCTGGTTGGCTATGGCGCATTGGCCGAGGCGATGGTGCGCTGGCAAGTGGCGAAAGTGGGGGCGATAGTGACGCTTACTCCACTGTTTACACTGATGTTTTCTGACATTCTGGCGCTACTCTGGCCAGCGACTTTTATGGCGCCCTCGCTGAATGCGGTGGGCTATATCGGCGCCGTCGTGGTGGTGGCCGGAGCCATGTTTTCTGCGATAGGTCACCGTTGGTGGCCGCGCCAACGCAGATAA